TCTTGAAAATTGCTGACTTTGGTTTGGCAACTTTCTTTGATCATCGTGAATATGTGCCATTAACAAGCCGAGTTGTGACTCTTTGGTATCGACCACCTGAACTTTTGCTTGGAGCAACTAATTATGGTGTTGCTGTTGACTTATGGAGCACGGGTTGTATCCTTGGTGAGCTATATGCTGGAAAACCTATCATGCCAGGCCGAACTGAGGTATAAaagtaatcattataataataattttctaACTGAGGAAAATCACTTAAGGTCATGGCAATATTTTTGTTCATTATAATGGGTCAAACATATTGGGCCAACCTGCTAATTTCTACTttctttatcttcactttttaactCGGAGAGTGATCTGTGTAAACCAGGTCAATTGATTTTATTGGTAAATGGGACCAAATTGTTCTTGGCTTAATCCCTTTGACCTGTTAGAGGTACAATGTACCTTGAGTTGATCAATGTGTAGGTAAATGTTAGTTTGAACAGTTCCTACTTCTCAATGTTACTTGTGCTACTTTGACTTTTATTTTCAAAGTTTAAACAACTAATTAAAGTTCTATAGCTTGATTAGAAGTGATATGAGTTCTATGGAAATAAATGAAGACATTACAAGGGTTAATTAAAAATTGCACACATAAAATGAATTGATGTTAGAGACATAGAAATATAGAATAAAGAATATTAATTTTGATTTTTAAGTATGGTAGATGCAAGTTACGCCAATCTCATGAAAGTTAGGTAGCAAGTGCTGATGGTCCCCTATTGTCATATCCTAGTTTTTGTTTGACCTTATATTGAATACATGGATACTTGTTTTTCATGTGGCCTATAATATCTATTATGTAGGTAGAACAATTGCATAAAATATTTAAGCTTTGTGGTTCACCATCTGAAGATTATTGGAGAAAGTCAAAATTAAGACACTCAACGGTATTCAAACCTACACAACCTTATAGACGACGCATTGAAGATTCTTTTAAAGATGTTCCTTCTGTTGCTATTGCACTTATGGAAACCTTACTTGCAATAGATCCTTCACAAAGAGGAACTGCTTTGTTTGCTCTTCAGAGTGAGGTAACGATCTTTTTTTTAAATGGATAAATATTCTTTAGCTGTTTTCATTAGTGGTGGCTAAATGGATTtagaaaatatttctttttctaagTATGTTCACGTATCTTTTGAGTTTGCTGTTGTTTTGTTCAATTGTGAATTGTCTATGTTACACCttgattttattttcttttatcttcGTATGAGAAATCAATATCAATATCATGAGATTAAATGACATATGTTATTGTAATCTTGTTTCAGTTCTTCACAACTAAACCACATGCTTGTGATCCTTCAAGTTTGCCAAAATATCCTCCCAGCAAAGAGATTGATGCAAAACTGAGAGAGGAGGAACTTAGAAGGTATGTTCATATTTGTTGATAACGTTGCACGCTCTTCTTAACTAAAAATCTTATATAACTTGATGTTTTAATGGTACATGTAGAATATACGAACCAAAAGTGGGTAAATTACCCACTTAATCTAGAAGGATCTTTTTCCTTAACTATTTACCGCTGCTCGATACATTTTATTACCTAATTTCTATGTATCTTGATTTTTTGTTTTAAATGTGTTGGTTTGACTATTTTAGGTAGTTTGTATATTTTCAAAGTCAACTTATGTACTATAAGTATCCAAATTAATTAAAGTTGTTTTTTAGACAAAGAGCAGGAGGTAATGGCCAACATGTTGAAAAGGAAAGCCGAGGGACAAGAGAACATCGGGCAGTTCCAGTTGTTGATGCTAATGCTGAGTTAGCTGCGTCGATGCAGGTACCtaattatatatttgtatattttatatattatattaatattaatatattaatactgTTTATGCGTTTGACCGGTATCCAAACCACTTGATGTCCAATTTGCCAACCCTATTGGGGATGTGTGCAgaaaacatacatatatatatatattgtcatcccTGTTTGTTGTTAAAGCTTGTATCTAATTCATTTGCAGAGGAGACATGATCGAACAAATTCAGCGAGTAGAAGCGAGTATTTTATCCGTAACAAGGATGACAATGTTTCTGGTTTCCCTATTGAACAAAAGAAGCCATCACATTACAAAGAAGTGAGCAATCATAATATGGAATATCCTCCTCCTCCAATGAGGGAAACCTTTTCGGGACCATTAGTTGCAGGCACATGGACAAAATCAGTGAAGAAATATGATGATATTACAATCACAAACAGAGCCGACTTATCTGCACTTTCAGGTTTAGTCAGTTCTAGGACATTGTTGGCTGAAGATCGTGACAAACGTGTTTCTTCTTCACAATTAGAATCAACAAATCAAATGGGCAGACTATCAGAGTTTTCTCAAGATTTTGGACATTCAAGAAAACATGATAGAAAAGATCTTTCCCGAAGTATGGTTGGACCTCGCCGAATGGAAAGTGGAAG
The window above is part of the Rutidosis leptorrhynchoides isolate AG116_Rl617_1_P2 chromosome 1, CSIRO_AGI_Rlap_v1, whole genome shotgun sequence genome. Proteins encoded here:
- the LOC139886395 gene encoding probable serine/threonine-protein kinase At1g54610 — its product is MGGVCGKPATIDDGRVSPSSHSRSRMQRKAYSSEQPRGSRSKRVESFRVKSSLGEVSSGSIDKRLSSNSSRRVRDDHYEKKNEVSQVLVGKIPGIGAISKGVEGEQVVAGWPSWLVAVAGEAINGWLPRRADTFEKLDKIGQGTYSSVYKARDLTTNKIVALKRVRFDNMDPESVKFMAREILILRRLDHPNIIKLEGLITSRTSCSLYLVFEYMEHDLSGLASLPGVKFTEPQVKCYMKQLLSGLDHCHSRGVLHRDIKGSNLLIDNNGILKIADFGLATFFDHREYVPLTSRVVTLWYRPPELLLGATNYGVAVDLWSTGCILGELYAGKPIMPGRTEVEQLHKIFKLCGSPSEDYWRKSKLRHSTVFKPTQPYRRRIEDSFKDVPSVAIALMETLLAIDPSQRGTALFALQSEFFTTKPHACDPSSLPKYPPSKEIDAKLREEELRRQRAGGNGQHVEKESRGTREHRAVPVVDANAELAASMQRRHDRTNSASRSEYFIRNKDDNVSGFPIEQKKPSHYKEVSNHNMEYPPPPMRETFSGPLVAGTWTKSVKKYDDITITNRADLSALSGLVSSRTLLAEDRDKRVSSSQLESTNQMGRLSEFSQDFGHSRKHDRKDLSRSMVGPRRMESGRSSTKEPVVSGNGYKGNNKINFSGPLGASNVDQMLKDHDRHIQEAARRARLEKNRLTKLESEVTPNPIYVSSRRAK